GGCGGAATGTCGTTCACCGAGGCCATGACCGCCGTGCGCGCCATGACCGATCAAGAGCGCGCCGGTTTGGCCGCCGAAGCGTTGGGGAAGCTGGACAAGTACGACACCCCGCTCCGCGAACTGGAGCACGTCACTTATACCTTCGATTCATGGATGGATCAGGGCGCTTACTTTGAAGTGAAGCGTCATCGGATGATGACTCAAACGCCGCAACGCCTCGCCGCCGGCCTGGGCTGGGCCACGCCGTCTGCATTTGAGGCCGCCGGTTTCAACGCCGAGTATCAGGCCGCCATGCAAATGGCGGCTGAAACGTATCAAGCCCTCGCCGCCGATTTCCCTGAGGAGGCCTCTTACGTCATCCCCAACGCCTTCAATCGCCGCCTGCTGATGACCCTCAACCTGCGCGAAGCCTTCGCCTTCTGCGAACTACGCACCGCCCCCAACGCCCACTTCTCCGTCCGTCGCGTTGCCGCCCGCATGTACGAGCTAATTCGCGAAGCGCACCCTTTACTCGCCGGCTTCATGCGCTGTGGCGAGCGGCCAACGGCGGAATCCATTGAGCAAGAGTTTTTTGTGAGCGTGGCCTGAAAATTGTAGAGCGATTTGGCAAATCGCTCTACATGTGTGTAAGCCAGATTACAACCTTGGGCAGTTTGAGGGTGGGCAGGCCGTTGTCGAAGTGGGCTTCGGCCTTGTCCGGCTCCACCGGCACGTTCAACAGCAGTGACCGGCTGTAGCGACCATAAGGGCGCTCGGCGAAGGTGTAGTCCACGCGCTCCGCGTTGTTACTGGATCGTCTCGGCCAACTGGCTGAGAACAAAGCGGACGCTGGTTTTGTGGGAGGCAGTGCAGGGCAGGATGGGCGTATCGGGGTGAAGATTCAGGGCGCGGCGAAGCTTTTCGGGGTGGACGGCGTCGGCCAGGTCTTGCTTGTTGGCGGCCACAATATGCGGCACGGCTTTGGGAGCCAGAAACTCGTCGAGCATGGCTCGCACGTCGGGGAAGGTGTCGTGGGCGGTCGAGTCGACCACCATGACCAGGCCGTGCATCTCGCGGCTGAGAATGTCCCACATGAAGTCGAAGCGGACCTGGCCCGGCGTGCCGTTGAGGTG
This region of Chloroflexota bacterium genomic DNA includes:
- a CDS encoding Hsp20/alpha crystallin family protein, producing the protein MDYTFAERPYGRYSRSLLLNVPVEPDKAEAHFDNGLPTLKLPKVVIWLTHM
- a CDS encoding ATP/GTP-binding protein, translating into MSRILKIVVTGPFGAGKSQFVKTISDIPLVSTERKISRREKGMKTQTTVAMDYGRAEIGDDILHLNGTPGQVRFDFMWDILSREMHGLVMVVDSTAHDTFPDVRAMLDEFLAPKAVPHIVAANKQDLADAVHPEKLRRALNLHPDTPILPCTASHKTSVRFVLSQLAETIQ